One Corynebacterium tuberculostearicum DNA window includes the following coding sequences:
- the leuS gene encoding leucine--tRNA ligase: protein MTTQSDSTSYRYTPELANQIEKTWQQYWKDNGTFNAPNPVGELATDAGELPKEKLNVQDMFPYPSGAGLHVGHPLGYIATDTYARYNRMLGKNVLHTLGYDAFGLPAEQYAIQTGTHPRTTTEANIENMRRQLGMLGLGHDPRRSVESTDPEFFKWTQWIFLQIYNSWFDEEQQKARPIAELIKELEANKRTTKDGRYYEDLTEEEKAAAIDEFRLVYLSNSTVNWCPGLGTVLANEEVTAEGKSERGNFPVFRKNLSQWMMRITAYSDRLLDDLELLDWPDKVKSMQRNWIGRSRGAEVSFPAEGYEIEVFTTRPDTLFGAEYVVLAPEHELVDALLSPIPYDDDVDERWTYGHDDPKEAVESYRTDIAAKSDLERQENKEKTGVFLGTYATNPVSGKKVPIFIADYVLTGYGTGAIMAVPAHDTRDYEFAQAFGLPITEVVSGGNVEEEAWTEDGALVNSSNDKGLDLNGLNKPEAIATAIEWLEKDGSGREKVQYKLRDWLFARQRYWGEPFPIVYDKDGFAHALPESMLPVELPEVEDYKPVSFDPEDKDSEPQPPLAKVRDWVEVELDLGDGPQTYFRDTNVMPQWAGSSWYQLRYIDPRNDEAFCDIENERYWTGPRPEQHGPQDPGGVDLYVGGVEHAVLHLLYSRFWHKVLFDLGFVSSQEPYRRLYNQGYIQAYAYTDSRGVYVPAAEVEEKDGKFYYNGEEVNQEYGKMGKSLKNAVAPDDICRGFGADTLRVYEMSMGPLDTSRPWATKDVVGSQRFLQRLWRLAVNEDTGELATTDAALSEDDLKQLHRTIAGVRDDYENLRLNTVVAKLIEYVNYLTKTYRTEAPRAAVEPIAQLVSPIAPHIAEELWQRFGHDETITYQPFPTFEEKYLVDDEIEVPVQINGKVKARINVAADADQDAVFEVALADAKITDLTSGKNVVKKIYVPGRMVNLVVK from the coding sequence ATGACTACCCAGAGCGATTCCACTTCGTACCGCTATACCCCGGAGCTGGCGAACCAGATCGAGAAGACTTGGCAGCAGTACTGGAAAGACAATGGCACCTTTAATGCCCCGAACCCGGTAGGCGAGCTCGCCACCGATGCGGGCGAGTTGCCTAAGGAAAAGCTCAATGTGCAGGATATGTTCCCCTACCCTTCTGGTGCAGGCCTGCACGTGGGACACCCACTGGGATATATTGCCACCGATACTTATGCCCGCTATAACCGCATGCTGGGCAAGAACGTGCTGCACACCTTGGGCTACGACGCCTTCGGCCTGCCGGCCGAGCAGTACGCCATTCAGACCGGTACCCACCCGCGCACCACCACCGAGGCAAATATCGAAAACATGCGCCGCCAGCTGGGCATGTTGGGCCTGGGCCACGATCCGCGCCGCTCTGTGGAATCAACCGATCCGGAATTCTTCAAGTGGACGCAGTGGATCTTCCTGCAGATTTATAACTCTTGGTTCGATGAGGAGCAGCAGAAGGCGCGCCCGATTGCAGAGCTCATCAAGGAACTAGAGGCCAATAAGCGCACCACTAAGGACGGCCGCTACTACGAGGACCTCACCGAAGAGGAAAAGGCCGCGGCCATCGATGAATTCCGCTTGGTCTACCTGTCTAATTCCACGGTGAATTGGTGCCCGGGCCTGGGTACCGTGCTGGCAAACGAGGAGGTCACCGCTGAGGGTAAGTCCGAGCGCGGCAATTTCCCGGTCTTCCGCAAGAACCTCTCGCAGTGGATGATGCGCATTACTGCCTACTCCGATCGCTTGCTGGATGACCTGGAGCTTTTGGATTGGCCGGACAAGGTCAAGTCCATGCAGCGCAATTGGATTGGCCGTTCCCGCGGCGCAGAGGTCTCCTTCCCTGCCGAGGGCTACGAGATCGAGGTCTTTACCACCCGCCCGGATACCCTCTTCGGCGCCGAGTACGTGGTGCTGGCCCCGGAGCATGAGCTTGTCGACGCCCTCCTCTCCCCCATCCCTTATGACGATGACGTGGATGAGCGTTGGACCTATGGCCACGATGATCCGAAGGAGGCCGTGGAGTCCTACCGTACCGATATTGCCGCCAAGTCCGACCTGGAGCGCCAGGAGAACAAGGAAAAGACTGGCGTCTTCCTGGGTACTTATGCCACCAACCCGGTCTCTGGCAAGAAGGTCCCGATCTTCATCGCCGACTATGTGTTGACCGGCTACGGCACCGGCGCCATCATGGCAGTTCCCGCGCACGACACCCGTGACTACGAGTTCGCCCAGGCCTTCGGCCTACCCATTACGGAGGTTGTCTCTGGCGGAAACGTGGAGGAAGAAGCCTGGACCGAGGACGGCGCGTTGGTTAATTCCTCCAACGACAAGGGCCTGGATCTCAACGGCCTGAACAAGCCCGAGGCCATTGCCACGGCCATCGAATGGCTGGAAAAGGACGGCTCCGGCCGGGAAAAGGTGCAGTACAAGCTGCGCGATTGGCTCTTCGCCCGCCAGCGTTACTGGGGCGAGCCCTTCCCCATCGTCTATGACAAGGACGGCTTTGCCCACGCCCTGCCGGAATCCATGCTGCCGGTAGAGCTGCCAGAGGTGGAAGATTATAAGCCCGTTTCCTTTGATCCAGAGGACAAGGACTCCGAGCCACAACCACCACTGGCAAAGGTGCGCGATTGGGTCGAGGTAGAACTCGATTTGGGCGACGGCCCACAGACCTATTTCCGCGATACCAACGTTATGCCGCAGTGGGCGGGTTCTTCCTGGTACCAGCTGCGCTATATCGATCCCCGCAATGATGAGGCATTCTGCGATATCGAGAACGAGCGCTACTGGACCGGCCCGCGTCCGGAGCAGCATGGCCCGCAGGACCCGGGAGGCGTGGACCTCTACGTCGGCGGCGTCGAGCACGCCGTGCTGCACCTGCTCTACTCCCGCTTCTGGCATAAGGTGCTCTTTGACCTGGGTTTTGTTAGCTCCCAAGAGCCCTACCGCCGCCTGTACAACCAGGGCTATATCCAGGCCTATGCCTACACGGATTCCCGCGGCGTGTACGTTCCGGCCGCTGAAGTAGAGGAAAAGGACGGCAAGTTCTACTACAACGGAGAAGAGGTCAATCAGGAGTACGGCAAGATGGGCAAGTCCCTCAAGAACGCCGTTGCTCCGGACGATATTTGCCGCGGCTTCGGTGCCGATACCCTGCGCGTTTATGAGATGTCCATGGGTCCGCTGGATACGTCTCGCCCGTGGGCTACCAAGGATGTCGTAGGCTCCCAGCGATTCTTGCAGCGCCTGTGGCGCCTAGCCGTCAACGAGGACACCGGCGAGCTGGCGACTACCGACGCCGCCTTGAGCGAGGATGACCTCAAGCAGCTCCACCGCACCATCGCGGGCGTGCGCGATGATTACGAGAACCTGCGGCTTAATACCGTGGTGGCGAAGCTCATCGAGTACGTCAACTACCTGACCAAGACCTACCGCACCGAGGCCCCACGCGCCGCCGTAGAGCCGATAGCACAGTTGGTCTCCCCCATTGCCCCGCATATTGCGGAGGAATTGTGGCAGCGCTTCGGCCATGACGAGACCATCACCTACCAGCCCTTCCCCACTTTTGAGGAAAAGTACCTGGTAGACGATGAGATCGAGGTGCCGGTTCAAATCAATGGCAAGGTCAAGGCTCGCATCAACGTTGCCGCTGATGCGGACCAGGACGCGGTCTTTGAGGTTGCCCTCGCCGACGCAAAGATTACTGATTTGACCAGCGGAAAGAACGTAGTGAAGAAGATTTACGTTCCGGGCCGCATGGTCAACCTCGTGGTCAAGTAG
- a CDS encoding MOSC domain-containing protein, which translates to MQVVSTNVAVRRPDPSGRHEFSGIDKKPQDFIDLAAPGPHYGDGSGVRGDIIGDTKHHGGNDKAVYAYSREELDYWQSKLSRPLASGGFGENLTTQGIDLSALLINQRVRIGTAVLEVSVPRQPCATFAGWLGERGWLKRWTARGDCGTYLRIISPGRIRPGDVIELDNPPSHDITMRIAFAAKMGDRALARRVIDAGCLPAHQQNSLRT; encoded by the coding sequence ATGCAGGTCGTCTCCACCAATGTCGCCGTCCGCCGGCCGGACCCGAGCGGGCGGCATGAGTTCTCAGGCATCGACAAAAAGCCGCAGGATTTCATCGATCTGGCAGCACCCGGACCCCATTATGGCGATGGTTCTGGCGTGCGCGGCGATATAATTGGTGACACCAAACATCACGGCGGCAACGATAAGGCCGTCTACGCCTACTCTCGTGAGGAACTGGATTACTGGCAATCCAAGCTTTCCCGCCCTCTGGCCTCCGGCGGCTTTGGCGAAAACCTCACGACGCAGGGCATCGATCTTTCTGCTCTGCTCATCAATCAGCGCGTGCGCATCGGCACCGCCGTGCTTGAAGTATCCGTGCCCCGCCAACCGTGTGCCACCTTCGCCGGCTGGCTAGGGGAGCGCGGCTGGCTCAAGCGCTGGACCGCGCGTGGCGACTGCGGCACCTACCTGCGCATCATTTCCCCCGGCCGCATTCGTCCCGGCGACGTCATTGAGCTAGATAACCCACCCAGCCACGACATCACCATGCGCATCGCCTTTGCCGCCAAGATGGGCGACCGCGCCCTTGCCCGGCGCGTTATCGACGCTGGCTGCCTGCCCGCTCACCAACAGAACTCGCTTCGAACCTAG
- a CDS encoding MarR family winged helix-turn-helix transcriptional regulator, with translation MRVEQSAAWGDFVAMQEALHARLSGELQSGSSLSEADYAVLAVLYRRRQIPTRPHELAAELRWEKSRLHRQLVRMESRKLVSRREAPELGTRAVEVTVTEKGSSAFNAAIARHTAAVEEIVVGTLSDEDLQTLGRISRTLLRGVVKEGTSES, from the coding sequence ATGCGTGTTGAGCAGAGTGCGGCGTGGGGTGACTTTGTTGCCATGCAGGAAGCGCTCCACGCGCGGCTTTCTGGGGAGTTGCAGAGTGGCTCTAGTTTGAGCGAGGCAGACTACGCGGTCTTGGCCGTGCTGTATCGTCGCCGCCAGATTCCAACACGCCCGCATGAACTGGCGGCAGAGCTTCGGTGGGAGAAGTCGCGGCTGCATCGGCAGTTAGTGCGCATGGAGTCCCGAAAATTGGTTTCCAGGCGCGAGGCGCCGGAGTTGGGAACCCGCGCGGTTGAAGTCACTGTGACGGAAAAGGGAAGTAGTGCTTTCAACGCGGCGATCGCGCGACATACCGCCGCAGTTGAGGAGATCGTGGTGGGTACCCTTAGTGACGAAGACCTACAAACCTTGGGCAGGATTTCCCGCACGTTGCTACGCGGGGTAGTTAAAGAGGGCACGTCGGAAAGCTAG